The Verrucomicrobiia bacterium genome contains a region encoding:
- a CDS encoding (Fe-S)-binding protein — MKVTLFIPCFIDQCFPNVGISVVKLLERLGHTVDYPMEQTCCGQPAFNSGAWDQARATARQALKVFRAADVVVTPSGSCGAMMKVFYPDLFKDTPEHKEACVLANKTWEFASFLVNKLGVTDLGARFDGKVTFHDGCHGLRELRVHREPRELLRHVRGLELVEMTPNDTCCGFGGTFAVKFPMISTAMGEQKCTAIGETGVDTVVSLDSSCLMHIQGLFDRQGKKLRSLHLAEVLANGL; from the coding sequence ATGAAAGTCACCCTGTTCATACCCTGTTTCATCGACCAGTGCTTTCCCAACGTGGGCATCAGCGTGGTCAAGCTGCTCGAAAGGCTCGGGCACACCGTGGACTATCCCATGGAACAAACGTGCTGCGGGCAGCCGGCGTTCAACTCCGGGGCGTGGGATCAGGCACGGGCAACGGCGCGGCAGGCGCTCAAGGTGTTTCGCGCTGCGGACGTGGTGGTGACGCCCTCCGGCTCCTGCGGCGCGATGATGAAGGTGTTTTACCCGGACCTGTTCAAGGACACGCCGGAGCACAAGGAGGCCTGCGTGCTGGCCAACAAGACGTGGGAGTTCGCCTCGTTCCTCGTGAACAAACTGGGCGTGACCGACCTGGGGGCGCGGTTCGACGGAAAAGTAACCTTTCATGACGGCTGCCACGGCCTGCGCGAATTGCGCGTGCACCGCGAGCCGCGTGAGCTGCTCCGGCATGTGCGCGGGCTGGAACTCGTGGAGATGACGCCGAACGACACCTGCTGCGGCTTCGGTGGCACTTTTGCCGTGAAGTTTCCCATGATCTCAACGGCCATGGGCGAACAAAAGTGCACCGCCATCGGCGAAACCGGCGTGGACACGGTGGTGTCGCTCGATTCGAGCTGCCTCATGCACATTCAGGGCCTGTTTGACCGGCAGGGCAAAAAGCTGCGCAGCCTGCATCTGGCGGAAGTTCTCGCCAACGGCCTATGA
- a CDS encoding LutB/LldF family L-lactate oxidation iron-sulfur protein, giving the protein MNTTANAFKQSATQYCHDLDHRQRIRKALTGYEAKRDENKGRFQSWEEARQAAAEIKYEVINHLDQYLEQFVSNLEQRGVKVHWAGDAQEARELIVQIAREHNVWRIIKSKSMTAEEIHLNEALEKNGFNVFESDLGEFIVQLRQEPPYHLVFPSMHLTRHQISETFTEKLGAERVTEPEELTMIARRIMRQRFCQADMGISGVNFGVAETGMISITENEGNARLTTSLPRIHVALMGIEKMLRRMEDLALFLPMLATAGAGQPLTGYNTLYGAAKLPGEPDGPEQFHLVLLDNGRTGVLADAEQRDSLHCIRCGACLNVCPIFRNVGGHSYGTVYGGPIGSVITPNLRGLQDWKHLSFASSLCGACTAACPVKIDLAHHLLQNRRNAVQQNPSFFENLLWNGFSFVMQKPGLYRTSAKLAGLFQPLHGLVKGSALDPARGWTQSRETPKIAKQTFTDWWRANRA; this is encoded by the coding sequence ATGAACACGACCGCCAACGCGTTCAAACAGAGCGCCACGCAATACTGCCACGATCTCGATCACCGGCAGCGCATCCGCAAGGCGTTGACGGGCTATGAGGCGAAGCGCGACGAAAACAAGGGGCGCTTCCAGAGCTGGGAGGAGGCGCGGCAGGCGGCTGCGGAAATCAAATACGAAGTCATCAATCACCTCGACCAGTATCTGGAACAGTTCGTCAGCAACCTTGAGCAACGCGGCGTGAAGGTGCATTGGGCGGGCGACGCGCAGGAGGCACGCGAGCTCATCGTGCAGATTGCGCGCGAGCACAACGTCTGGCGCATCATCAAGTCGAAGAGCATGACCGCGGAGGAGATCCACCTCAACGAGGCGCTCGAAAAGAACGGCTTCAACGTGTTCGAGTCGGACCTCGGCGAGTTCATCGTCCAGTTGCGCCAGGAGCCGCCGTATCATCTGGTGTTTCCCTCGATGCACCTCACGCGGCACCAGATCAGCGAAACCTTCACGGAGAAGCTGGGCGCCGAACGCGTCACCGAACCGGAGGAACTGACGATGATTGCGCGCCGCATCATGCGGCAGAGATTTTGCCAGGCCGACATGGGCATCAGTGGCGTGAACTTTGGCGTGGCTGAGACGGGGATGATTTCCATCACGGAAAACGAGGGCAATGCGCGCCTCACCACGTCGCTGCCCCGGATTCATGTGGCGCTGATGGGCATCGAAAAAATGCTGCGCCGCATGGAGGATCTCGCGTTGTTCCTGCCGATGCTGGCCACCGCGGGGGCCGGACAGCCGTTGACCGGCTACAACACCCTGTATGGCGCGGCGAAACTGCCGGGTGAACCGGACGGACCGGAGCAGTTTCATCTGGTGCTGCTGGACAATGGCCGCACCGGCGTGCTGGCGGACGCCGAACAGCGCGATTCGCTGCACTGCATTCGCTGCGGCGCGTGCCTGAATGTCTGTCCGATTTTCCGCAACGTGGGCGGGCACAGCTATGGCACGGTTTACGGCGGCCCGATTGGTTCGGTCATCACGCCCAACCTGCGCGGCCTGCAGGATTGGAAGCATCTGTCGTTTGCCTCGTCGCTGTGCGGGGCATGCACGGCGGCGTGTCCGGTGAAGATCGATCTCGCGCACCATCTGCTGCAGAACCGGCGCAACGCGGTGCAGCAAAACCCCTCGTTCTTCGAGAACCTGCTCTGGAACGGGTTCTCCTTCGTAATGCAAAAGCCCGGACTGTATCGCACCAGCGCCAAACTGGCGGGCCTGTTCCAGCCGTTGCATGGACTGGTCAAGGGCTCGGCGCTTGATCCGGCGCGCGGCTGGACGCAAAGCCGCGAGACACCCAAAATTGCGAAACAAACGTTTACGGACTGGTGGAGGGCGAATCGCGCATGA
- the rhaT gene encoding L-rhamnose/proton symporter RhaT — protein sequence MNPFLGVFFHWLGGLASGSFYVPYKGVKKWSWETYWLVGGFFSWIICPWFLASLMTNDLTGVLRQQSTSTLWWTYFFGAMWGFGGLTFGLTMRYLGMSLGMGVALGYCAAFGTLLPPIFKLFMPSIPVDETIAQIAATTPGKITLLGVFVCLAGIAVAAYAGLTKERQMPEAEKKKAIAEFNFPKGILVATFSGIMSACFSFALTAGKPIGEASLAAHTPELWTGLPKLCVVLAGGFTTNFIWCVMLNIKNRTGYQYLAAHVRPEHAGLTAAGGEHNAPAAPRTASDLKVPMLGNYFFSALAGTCWYFQFFFYTMGETQMGKYGFASWTLHMASIIIFSTMWGWIFHEWKGSSKKAHSLIAGGIAMLILSTIVIGYGTYLKGLAAAGH from the coding sequence ATGAATCCATTTCTCGGCGTATTCTTTCACTGGCTCGGCGGGCTGGCCTCCGGAAGTTTTTACGTGCCCTACAAGGGCGTGAAAAAGTGGTCGTGGGAAACCTACTGGCTCGTCGGCGGATTCTTCTCGTGGATCATCTGCCCGTGGTTTCTCGCTTCGTTGATGACAAACGACCTGACGGGCGTGCTGCGGCAACAATCCACCAGCACGCTGTGGTGGACCTACTTCTTCGGCGCGATGTGGGGGTTCGGCGGGCTGACATTTGGTTTGACGATGCGTTATTTGGGCATGTCGTTAGGTATGGGGGTGGCGTTGGGATATTGCGCGGCCTTCGGAACGCTGCTGCCGCCCATTTTCAAGCTGTTCATGCCAAGCATCCCGGTGGACGAGACCATTGCGCAAATCGCCGCCACAACGCCCGGAAAAATCACCCTGCTGGGCGTCTTTGTTTGTCTGGCCGGCATCGCGGTCGCCGCCTATGCCGGTTTGACCAAGGAACGGCAGATGCCCGAGGCGGAAAAAAAGAAGGCGATTGCGGAGTTCAACTTTCCCAAGGGTATTTTGGTTGCGACGTTTTCCGGCATCATGAGCGCGTGTTTCTCCTTTGCGCTCACCGCGGGCAAGCCGATTGGCGAAGCCTCCCTGGCGGCGCACACGCCGGAACTGTGGACGGGCCTGCCCAAGCTGTGCGTGGTGCTCGCGGGCGGCTTTACGACGAATTTCATCTGGTGCGTGATGTTGAACATCAAGAACCGCACCGGTTATCAATACCTCGCGGCGCACGTTCGCCCGGAACATGCCGGCCTGACGGCGGCGGGCGGCGAGCACAACGCGCCGGCGGCGCCGCGGACGGCCTCCGACTTGAAAGTGCCGATGCTGGGCAATTATTTCTTCTCCGCGCTGGCGGGCACGTGTTGGTATTTTCAGTTTTTTTTCTACACGATGGGTGAAACGCAGATGGGCAAATATGGCTTCGCGTCATGGACGCTGCACATGGCAAGCATCATCATCTTCAGCACGATGTGGGGCTGGATTTTCCACGAGTGGAAGGGCTCGAGCAAGAAGGCCCACAGCCTGATTGCGGGCGGCATTGCGATGCTGATTCTGTCCACCATCGTCATCGGCTACGGGACCTATCTGAAGGGATTGGCCGCCGCCGGGCATTGA
- a CDS encoding DUF2062 domain-containing protein, translating to MTTRLQNWLKEHSLRLLAIRDTPEAIAGGVAIGIFFSFTPLFGLKTLLSLLFAWLTRSNLIAAAVAVTLHDVAIPFMPVLYRWEYDLGYWLLSQPHEWPESFRHGHLGGHAWRSWTTFLSVGKPWLVGSVIFSTPLALLSFLVTRLLVIRHRRKHPPRNFPEGQTPA from the coding sequence ATGACCACTCGGCTCCAGAACTGGCTGAAGGAACACTCGCTGAGGCTGCTGGCGATTCGCGACACGCCGGAGGCCATTGCCGGCGGCGTGGCGATCGGCATCTTTTTCAGCTTCACGCCGCTGTTCGGCTTGAAAACCCTGCTCTCCCTGCTCTTCGCGTGGCTGACGCGGTCCAATCTCATTGCCGCCGCGGTCGCGGTGACGTTGCACGACGTCGCGATCCCGTTCATGCCCGTGCTCTACCGCTGGGAATACGACCTCGGCTACTGGCTGTTGAGCCAGCCGCACGAATGGCCGGAATCCTTCCGCCATGGACATCTGGGCGGACATGCCTGGCGCAGCTGGACCACGTTCCTCTCGGTTGGCAAGCCGTGGCTCGTAGGCTCGGTCATATTTTCGACGCCACTCGCACTTCTGAGCTTTCTCGTCACCCGCCTGCTTGTCATACGCCACCGGCGCAAGCATCCACCCAGGAATTTTCCCGAAGGGCAGACGCCGGCATAA
- a CDS encoding LUD domain-containing protein, translating into MTAREKILGRIREALRAKAPVPGHSGEAHPQPAQTNVEAIRHWLPPVGASWEEQCDLFARNSAGLKTEFKVVPNAAAAGAEIKRLAEAGKWRRLAAHQSPLLTEVVAAAGLATLWTDPGYATADLEACDGGVTACEALVAQTGSVLVTSRSSGGRALSVLPPHHVVLATREQLVPDLAAAFELLRGKYHGNFPSTISFITGPSRTGDIERILVLGAHGPKQLTVLLLA; encoded by the coding sequence ATGACCGCACGGGAAAAAATTCTGGGGCGCATCCGGGAAGCGTTGCGGGCAAAGGCGCCGGTGCCCGGCCACTCTGGCGAGGCGCATCCGCAGCCTGCGCAAACCAACGTCGAAGCCATCCGCCACTGGCTGCCGCCGGTGGGCGCGAGTTGGGAGGAGCAGTGCGATTTGTTTGCGCGCAATTCCGCGGGATTGAAGACGGAGTTCAAAGTGGTGCCCAACGCGGCCGCGGCCGGCGCCGAAATCAAGCGGCTGGCCGAAGCCGGGAAGTGGCGGCGCCTGGCGGCGCACCAATCACCGTTGCTGACGGAAGTGGTGGCCGCCGCGGGGCTCGCCACGCTCTGGACCGATCCGGGTTATGCGACGGCGGATTTGGAGGCGTGCGATGGCGGCGTCACCGCCTGTGAAGCGCTGGTCGCGCAGACCGGCAGCGTGCTGGTGACCAGTCGCAGTTCCGGGGGGCGGGCGTTGTCCGTGTTGCCGCCCCATCATGTGGTGCTGGCCACGCGCGAACAACTTGTGCCCGATCTGGCGGCCGCCTTTGAACTGCTCCGCGGGAAATATCACGGCAATTTTCCGAGCACGATTTCCTTCATCACCGGGCCGAGCCGCACGGGCGACATCGAGCGCATTCTCGTGCTCGGGGCTCACGGGCCGAAGCAGCTCACGGTGCTGCTGCTGGCGTAG
- a CDS encoding DMT family transporter, translated as MRTTYLLVLIGFNVFWGGTYSAFKDLKHWLNPGQLVTLRYGLAAILLLASWPFLRGPAPRGRDLWKTLVMGLIVFVGAPRLQVVATQAGQAGDMSVLVALEPLVATVGAALFLHEHVPARRWFGFFFGVLGAILLSNIWRPDFHLASLGANLLFISSFFCEAAYSVMGKPLIERAAFLKVTTLALLGGTLVNFAWDGPSTLAAARTLPLHAWLEIAYLAILCTAIGYAVWFAALRVVPVNVVAMTVFVQPFAGTLIAIVLLGESAHWGQLWGGLAIALGLALGLRQNRKPTPAAAP; from the coding sequence ATGCGCACGACCTATCTGCTGGTCTTGATCGGCTTCAACGTCTTCTGGGGCGGAACGTATTCGGCCTTCAAGGATCTGAAACACTGGCTGAATCCCGGCCAGCTCGTCACGCTGCGTTACGGCCTCGCGGCGATCCTGCTGCTCGCCAGCTGGCCGTTCCTGCGCGGACCGGCGCCGCGCGGCCGCGACCTGTGGAAGACATTGGTCATGGGGCTGATCGTGTTTGTGGGCGCACCGCGATTGCAAGTCGTCGCCACGCAGGCGGGCCAGGCGGGCGACATGTCAGTCCTCGTGGCGCTGGAACCGCTGGTCGCCACGGTGGGCGCCGCGCTGTTCCTGCACGAACACGTCCCCGCGCGACGGTGGTTCGGTTTTTTCTTCGGCGTGCTGGGCGCCATCCTGCTCTCGAACATCTGGCGGCCGGATTTTCACCTCGCCAGCTTGGGGGCCAACCTGCTCTTCATCAGTTCCTTTTTTTGCGAGGCGGCCTATTCGGTGATGGGCAAGCCGCTCATCGAACGGGCGGCGTTCCTCAAAGTCACCACGCTGGCACTGCTCGGCGGAACTCTTGTTAATTTCGCCTGGGATGGTCCTTCCACGCTGGCCGCCGCGCGGACGTTGCCGCTCCACGCTTGGCTGGAGATTGCCTACCTGGCGATCTTGTGCACGGCCATCGGCTACGCGGTGTGGTTCGCGGCGTTGCGCGTGGTCCCGGTGAATGTCGTGGCCATGACGGTGTTCGTGCAGCCGTTTGCAGGGACCCTGATCGCCATCGTGCTGCTGGGGGAATCCGCGCACTGGGGCCAGCTCTGGGGCGGGCTGGCCATCGCGTTGGGCCTTGCGCTCGGACTGCGGCAAAACCGGAAACCTACGCCAGCAGCAGCACCGTGA
- a CDS encoding L-rhamnose isomerase produces the protein MPTRTNRIEAAYQLARERYAALGVNTETVLKQLAKVPVSLHCWQGDDVGGFENFGGTLGGGLVATGNYPGKARTPDELRADAEKALSLIPGRHRFNLHAFYGEFGGKKVDRNEIEARHFRNWIAWAKSIGIGLDFNPTCFSHPKAASGFTLSNSDKGIRRFWIEHCQASRKIGAVMGRALGSPTVTNVWIPDGMKDTPADRRGPRERLQESLDEVFKQKLNPKHNLDAVEGKLFGIGAESYTVGMHEFYLGYAVTNQKLVCLDAGHYHPTENMADKISSVLCFLPEILLHVSRGVRWDSDHVVTLTDELQAIAQELVRGDYLGRVHIGLDFFDASINRIAAWTIGTRNMIRALCIAQLDPVAKLKQLERAGDYTARLALMEEAKTLPFGAVWDYYCLKQGVPVGDAWLAEVKAYEKDVLSKRN, from the coding sequence GGCGTCAACACGGAAACCGTCCTCAAGCAACTCGCCAAGGTCCCGGTCTCGCTGCACTGCTGGCAGGGCGACGACGTGGGCGGGTTTGAAAATTTCGGCGGGACGCTGGGCGGCGGGCTCGTGGCCACGGGCAATTATCCCGGCAAGGCCCGCACGCCCGACGAACTGCGGGCCGATGCGGAAAAGGCCCTCTCGCTGATTCCCGGCCGCCACCGCTTTAATTTGCACGCGTTTTACGGCGAGTTTGGCGGCAAGAAGGTGGACCGCAATGAAATTGAAGCGCGCCATTTCCGCAATTGGATTGCCTGGGCCAAATCCATTGGCATCGGGCTGGATTTCAATCCGACGTGCTTTTCACATCCGAAGGCGGCCAGCGGCTTCACGTTGTCAAATTCTGACAAGGGCATTCGTCGTTTCTGGATCGAGCATTGCCAGGCCAGCCGGAAGATCGGCGCGGTGATGGGCCGGGCGCTCGGCTCGCCGACGGTCACCAACGTCTGGATCCCCGACGGCATGAAGGACACGCCGGCGGACCGCCGCGGACCGCGCGAGCGTTTGCAGGAATCGCTGGACGAGGTCTTCAAACAGAAGCTCAACCCGAAGCACAATCTCGACGCCGTCGAAGGCAAGCTCTTCGGGATCGGCGCGGAGAGCTACACGGTCGGGATGCACGAATTTTATCTCGGTTACGCCGTGACGAACCAGAAACTGGTTTGTCTGGATGCCGGCCACTATCACCCGACGGAAAACATGGCGGACAAAATCTCCTCCGTGCTCTGCTTCCTGCCCGAAATCCTGCTGCACGTCAGCCGGGGCGTGCGGTGGGACAGCGACCATGTGGTGACGCTGACCGACGAGTTGCAGGCGATTGCGCAGGAACTGGTGCGTGGTGATTACCTGGGCCGCGTTCACATCGGCCTGGATTTCTTCGACGCCAGCATCAACCGCATCGCGGCGTGGACCATCGGCACGCGCAACATGATTCGCGCATTGTGCATTGCGCAGCTGGATCCGGTGGCGAAACTCAAGCAGCTTGAAAGGGCGGGGGATTACACCGCGCGGCTCGCGTTGATGGAGGAGGCCAAGACGCTGCCGTTCGGCGCGGTCTGGGATTATTACTGCCTGAAGCAGGGCGTGCCGGTCGGTGACGCCTGGCTCGCCGAAGTGAAGGCGTATGAGAAGGATGTCTTGTCGAAGCGAAACTAA